The following coding sequences are from one Arachis hypogaea cultivar Tifrunner chromosome 7, arahy.Tifrunner.gnm2.J5K5, whole genome shotgun sequence window:
- the LOC112701091 gene encoding uncharacterized protein, which translates to MGPDAFLQLCEKLRATRQVRDTKHVTVEEQVARFLYIVAHNVKTRTVSFFYHRSGETVSRHFHTVLRAIILLEDEFLRQPSASIDCIGVIDGTHFRVKVPIADQPKFRGRKDWPTQNVLAACDFDMKFTYVLTGWEGTASDSKVLKNALSRDDNLKLPRGKFYLGDAGFMLKHGLITPYRSVRYHLKEYARRGPENEKELFNFRHASLRNVIERSFGVLKKRFAIITSGTEPHYDFETMTEIVLACCILHNFLMGVDPDPHLIAQVDRELQENNPEVDEVVRHEQDEDYRRGAILRDEIAAQMWADYQLGL; encoded by the exons ATGGGCCCTGATGCATTTCTTCAATTGTGTGAGAAATTAAGAGCAACACGTCAAGTGAGGGATACAAAACATGTTACAGTagaggagcaagttgctaggttcttgtatatagtagCTCATAATGTGAAAACTAGAACCGTATCTTTTTTCTACCACCGGTCTGGAGAAACTGTTAGCCGCCACTTCCATACTGTGTTACGGGCAATTATTTTACTAGAAGATGAATTTCTTCGACAACCATCTGCATCAATT GACTGTATTGGAGTTATAGATGGAACACATTTTCGTGTCAAAGTACCCATAGCGGATCAACCTAAATTTCGCGGGAGAAAAGACTGGCCCACACAAAATGTATTAGCTGCATGTGATTTCGATATGAAGTTCACTTATGTATTAACGGGTTGGGAAGGAACAGCATCTGACTCAAAAGTTCTTAAGAATGCATTATCGAGGGATGATAATCTTAAACTTCCTCGAG GAAAATTTTACCTTGGGGATGCTGGATTTATGCTGAAGCATGGATTAATTACCCCATATCGAAGTGTAAGGTATCACCTAAAAGAGTATGCAAGACGTGGtccagaaaatgaaaaagaattatttaattttcgtCATGCTTCATTGAGAAATGTTATCGAAAGGTCATTTGGAGTTTTAAAGAAAAGATTTGCAATAATCACAAGTGGCACTGAACCACATTATGACTTTGAGACTATGACTGAAATTGTGCTAGCTTGTTGCATATTACATAACTTTTTAATGGGTGTAGATCCTGATCCACATCTCATAGCTCAAGTTGACCGAGAACTTCAAGAAAATAATCCAGAAGTGGATGAAGTCGTTCGACATGAACAAGATGAAGACTACAGGCGGGGGGCCATATTAAGGGATGAAATAGCTGCTCAAATGTGGGCTGACTATCAACTAGGACTCTGA